In Desulfoferula mesophila, the genomic window TCACCAAAAAATGGAACTTGAACTGGGGAGCCTTCAACCCCTTTACCGGCGACTTCTTTTTCAACATGATTTCCCCGCTTTTCGCCTTTGACGAAGTAACGCTTGGAGCCGGAAAAAATTCCAACGGCGGCAGTTACTCCACTTTTTCATCTAAGTTTACTCTTGACAATTCCAACATGAAAAACTTCTTCGGTTTTAAAACCGGGGACACTAAGATCGTGGGCTTTCTGGACATCTTGAAGGAAAATGGCTTGGCCAAAATATTGGCCGAGCCCAGCTTGGTGGCCAGCAGCGGGGAAAAGGCCAGTTTCTTGGCGGGTGGAGAATATCCCATCCCGGTTCCCCAGCAAAACGGCTCCATCACCATCGAGTTTAAAAAGTTTGGTATCCAACTGGACTTCCAGCCTGAGATTTTGGCCAACGGACGGATCAAATTGTCGGTGAAGCCAGAGGTTAGTCAGCTTGACTACACCACGGCTATTTTGGTGGAGGGATTTGCGGTCCCCGGCCTGACTACCAGGACCGCCAAAACTCAAATCGAGTTGAATTCGGGACAAAGCTTTGCCATAGCCGGTTTGTTCAGCGACAAAATGAGCGATAATGTCAGCAAACTGCCGTGGCTGGGCGATGTGCCCGTTTTGGGCGCCCTGTTCCGCAGTTCCGAATTCCAAAGTGACAAATCGGAATTGGTTATTTTGGTAACCCCAAGCATCGCAACCCATAACTACAAGGCCCCTACTCACCTGCCCGGCGAGTCCATCAAAGAAAACTGCGATTTCGAGACTTTCTTTTTTGGAAAAGCCGTGCAGGGGCTCAAAGAGGAGGAGCCGTCTTGTACGCACTGTACTTCCAGCGAATTGGAAGGAAACTATGGCCACCAACTGGTCTATTAAGTCGCTTAACCCGGTTTGGCGGAGACAGTAAAGGCACTGTATCCGTAGTCGTTGTTTTGTTGTTGGTGACAATGCTTGGCATGGCGGCAATGGCCATCGACGTTGGTTACTGGTTCAGCAGCAAGGCGGAATGTCAAAACGCCGCCGATGCTGCCGCTTTGGCAGGAGCCAGCAAGATGCTGACTTGGGATTCAGCGTTCAAGGTTTTGGGGGTTGACCCCAGCGCCGCGTTTGCGGAGGCCCAGACCTTTGCCCTGAGCAACCAAAACAACGGGACCAATTTGAATATCCGGCCAAACGACTGCACCATGGGTTGGTGGGATTTCGATACTCGCAGTATGGATCCCTCCCGAACCTATCCCTTGAGCGCCTCGGGAGTCGATCCCGATGATGTCACCGCCTTCAAGGTGCAGGTTCGTCGCGACAACACCCTCAACTTGCCCATCTCTTCCTTTTTCGCTCCCATTTTCGGCATCGATGAGGTGGCTATCAACGTGTCGGCCGCGGCCTATCTGGGCTATGCCGGCAATGTGGCTGTGGGTGACGTCGAGCTGCCGATCGCGGTGCTCGCCGATGCGGTTGGCGATGGAAGTTCGGGAGAATTCGTCCCCAGGTGCGGCAGCGTGCTATCGTTCAGGTCGGAGAACACCGAAACCGCCGAGTGGACCACCTTTTTTGATTGGCCCACCAATGACCGTACGGTTAAAAGCTACGTTAAAGGCGACAAGTTGCCCCCCGCGTTGGATGCGACCACCGGCGACGTTTTGAACGTCATCAACGGCAACCTGAGCAACAATACTTTCAGAGCCCTTCAGGATCGCTTTGATGCGAACAAGGATCCCTCCACCGGCACCTGGACGACTTGGCTGCCAGTCGTTTTGCCCGGGCATTCGGCAACCAAAAGCACCTTGGTGGGCTT contains:
- a CDS encoding type II and III secretion system protein family protein is translated as MNTLGNLSGVPGLLDKGIKTCFCGLLVLAVLLLPLAAFADDGKPHLITLRVGHSRVINLPTAVKRASVANNKIADIIMITPRQVYINPLEVGSTNISFWDKGDKLCGIWELQVAQDLTRLKERLYDVMPTEPIDVRELKGAVVLSGRASSLEAKKQAELLAEQFAPKKVASLIRVSGSQQVILKVRFAEVNRSVTKKWNLNWGAFNPFTGDFFFNMISPLFAFDEVTLGAGKNSNGGSYSTFSSKFTLDNSNMKNFFGFKTGDTKIVGFLDILKENGLAKILAEPSLVASSGEKASFLAGGEYPIPVPQQNGSITIEFKKFGIQLDFQPEILANGRIKLSVKPEVSQLDYTTAILVEGFAVPGLTTRTAKTQIELNSGQSFAIAGLFSDKMSDNVSKLPWLGDVPVLGALFRSSEFQSDKSELVILVTPSIATHNYKAPTHLPGESIKENCDFETFFFGKAVQGLKEEEPSCTHCTSSELEGNYGHQLVY
- a CDS encoding pilus assembly protein TadG-related protein, which codes for MYALYFQRIGRKLWPPTGLLSRLTRFGGDSKGTVSVVVVLLLVTMLGMAAMAIDVGYWFSSKAECQNAADAAALAGASKMLTWDSAFKVLGVDPSAAFAEAQTFALSNQNNGTNLNIRPNDCTMGWWDFDTRSMDPSRTYPLSASGVDPDDVTAFKVQVRRDNTLNLPISSFFAPIFGIDEVAINVSAAAYLGYAGNVAVGDVELPIAVLADAVGDGSSGEFVPRCGSVLSFRSENTETAEWTTFFDWPTNDRTVKSYVKGDKLPPALDATTGDVLNVINGNLSNNTFRALQDRFDANKDPSTGTWTTWLPVVLPGHSATKSTLVGFVQFEISGVYTAPAKEVRGNMKCDSILPYSRGGGGNFGVRAGIPVLVD